One Dokdonia sp. Dokd-P16 genomic window carries:
- a CDS encoding OmpA family protein: MKNIVRNITVIALGAAMLTGFTSCEATKNANNKQKGAVIGATGGAILGAIIGNNAGKGGNGELGAVIGGVVGGGAGVLIGNKMDKQAQQIEQELPGATVERIDDGIVVTFDETSGVYFDTAKYNVNTASQTLLNKLSNIMKEYNQTNVVVAGHTDSVGSDTNNMTLSQNRANAVTNYMVGTGLSAGRFTTVWYGEAQPAASNDTAEGRAQNRRVQLAIVPNEEMKQDAMKEANGGN; this comes from the coding sequence ATGAAAAATATAGTAAGAAATATCACAGTAATAGCATTAGGAGCAGCAATGCTTACAGGTTTCACAAGTTGTGAGGCTACAAAAAATGCAAACAACAAACAGAAAGGAGCTGTTATAGGAGCTACAGGTGGAGCAATCCTTGGAGCTATCATTGGGAACAATGCTGGTAAAGGTGGAAATGGAGAACTAGGAGCCGTTATAGGTGGTGTAGTAGGTGGTGGAGCAGGTGTTCTAATTGGTAACAAGATGGATAAGCAAGCACAACAAATCGAGCAAGAACTTCCAGGAGCTACTGTAGAGCGTATAGATGATGGCATTGTAGTGACATTTGATGAAACCTCTGGTGTTTACTTTGATACTGCAAAGTACAACGTTAATACAGCAAGCCAAACGTTACTAAATAAACTTTCTAATATTATGAAAGAATATAATCAAACTAATGTTGTAGTTGCTGGACATACTGATAGTGTAGGGTCGGATACAAATAACATGACCTTATCACAAAATAGAGCTAACGCAGTTACTAATTATATGGTGGGTACTGGATTATCTGCAGGAAGATTTACAACGGTATGGTACGGTGAAGCGCAGCCAGCTGCAAGTAATGATACTGCAGAGGGACGTGCTCAAAACAGACGTGTTCAACTTGCTATTGTTCCTAACGAAGAGATGAAGCAGGATGCAATGAAAGAAGCAAACGGAGGGAACTAA
- a CDS encoding lipocalin family protein — protein sequence MKYIKSVILVLLVATIASCGPSQVVKQSKKTLKGTWTLNEVSYDRQGTFKINLFNDASQECMEGSTWRFIPNNNFGNYELSGVGCDIEKRYFVWSIPDNEGDDMNYNILVKPTDAKMKSETNAGFRVALSYLSEDQLQMSQTVSVEGKPFNITMNFTKIAE from the coding sequence ATGAAATATATAAAATCAGTAATACTCGTTCTTTTAGTTGCTACTATAGCAAGCTGTGGACCATCTCAAGTGGTAAAGCAATCTAAAAAAACACTCAAAGGAACTTGGACGCTTAACGAAGTAAGTTATGATCGTCAAGGAACTTTTAAAATCAACCTTTTCAATGACGCATCACAAGAATGTATGGAAGGAAGTACATGGCGTTTTATCCCAAATAATAACTTTGGAAACTACGAACTTTCTGGAGTAGGCTGTGATATAGAGAAGCGTTACTTCGTATGGAGTATTCCAGATAATGAAGGGGATGATATGAATTATAATATTCTTGTAAAACCAACAGATGCCAAAATGAAGTCTGAAACTAATGCTGGTTTTAGAGTTGCACTTTCTTACCTTTCTGAAGATCAATTACAAATGTCACAGACAGTAAGCGTAGAAGGAAAGCCATTTAATATCACAATGAATTTTACAAAAATAGCAGAGTAG
- a CDS encoding DUF1328 domain-containing protein, producing the protein MLRWTVIFIIIAIIAAVFGFGGIAEGAESIAKILFFIFIVLFLLSLVSRLFKR; encoded by the coding sequence ATGTTACGCTGGACAGTTATTTTTATCATCATTGCAATCATCGCAGCAGTATTTGGATTTGGAGGAATCGCAGAAGGTGCAGAAAGCATTGCAAAAATATTATTCTTCATCTTTATTGTACTCTTCTTACTTTCTTTAGTAAGTAGATTATTTAAAAGATAA